From the genome of Chitinivorax sp. B:
CCGTCACCACGTGCCGCCAACACCACACCCTCCGGATCGGCCAGTAGTACCAGCGAATCGGTATTGGCTACCTGAGCATACAAATGATCTAGTGCCGGCATAGCGAGGCGACATAAGGCGCCATGACGAGCTTGCAGGTGATTAAGTTGCTGCTGATCGATGCGATTCACCTGCAACGGCGCATCTGGCTGCAAACCTTGTTGCGCACAGCGTTGCCAGGACTGCTGGACCAGCATGGGTAAGGCATAGGGCATTTGCCCCTGAACAAAGAAGGCTGCCCGAGCGGCAGCCGTTGTAGCAAGATCCAACGACATAGACAGACCTCCTCCTGCGCAGGCTCAGCAAGACTGGTGCTGCCCGGCCATGCAACACCTGTGTCAATTTGGTACAGCTTTGCATGGCACACATTACCATGACATTGGCACAAAGCCTTGTGTGATGGCCAATACGACAAGGCGGTGCCAAGTGGCACAACCATTGCAATACAACCACTACCGTCATGGTGCAGACGGATTGAAACCACAGTGTTGCAGACAATCATCAAGGAGACAACATGCTTTACGCCCCCCCCAATCAAACCGGTGCCAAGGTCGATTTCAAGCCACGTTATTCCAACTTTATTGGTGGCGAATGGGTACCACCAGTTGAGCAACGCTACTTTGAAAACATTTCCCCCATCACAGGCAAAGCTTTCTGCGAAATTCCCCGTTCGTCAGATAAAGACATCAACCTGGCACTGGATGCAGCACATGCCGCCCAAGAAAAATGGGCCGCAACATCAGTCACAGATCGCGCCAACCTGCTGAACAAAATCGCCGATCGGATGGCAGCCAATCTAGAGCGCCTTGCTGTCGCCGAAAGCTGGGACAATGGCAAACCCATTCGTGAGACACTTGCCGCCGACATCCCTCTTGCCATCGACCACTTTCGTTACTTCGCCGCCTGCGTCCGCGCTCAAGAAGGATCGCTGGCCGAAATAGACGAACACACCGTTGCCTACCATTTCCACGAACCACTAGGTGTGGTCGGGCAGATCATTCCATGGAACTTCCCAATCCTGATGGCAGCCTGGAAGCTAGCGCCCGCCTTGGCAGCCGGCAATTGCGTCGTCCTCAAACCTGCAGAACAAACACCCGTCTCAATCCTGATCTGGGCTGAACTAGTGGGTGATCTGCTACCGCCAGGCGTGTTGAACATCGTCAACGGCTTCGGACTGGAGGCAGGCAAACCCCTGGCCAGCAGCAACCGCATCGCCAAAATCGCTTTCACTGGCGAAACCACTACAGGTCGTCTGATCATGCAATACGCCAGCCAGAACCTGATCCCTGTTACGTTGGAATTAGGCGGCAAATCACCCAACATCTTTTTCCCTGACGTAATGCGTGAAGATGACGACTTCGTCGATAAAGCTGTCGAAGGCCTAGTGATGTTTGCCTTGAATCAAGGGGAAGTCTGTACCTGCCCTTCCCGCGCCTTGATCCATGAATCGATTTACGACCGCTTCATGGAAAAAGTCCTCGCTCGTGTCTCTGCCATCAAGCAGGGCCACCCACTGAATACCGACACCATGATCGGGGCACAGGCTTCCAGCGAGCAATTGGACAAAATCCTCAGCTATATCGACATCGGCAAACAGGAAGGTGCACAAATCCTGGCAGGGGGTGGTCGCAAACAACTGGAAGGCGATCTGGCCGGTGGCTATTACGTGCAGCCCACCATCTTCAAGGGCCACAACCGTATGCGGATTTTTCAGGAAGAAATCTTCGGCCCGATTGTTTCGGTCACTACATTCAAAGATGAATACGAAGCACTGACCTTGGCCAACGACACGCTATATGGTCTGGGCGCAGGCGTGTGGTCGCGTGATATCAATACCGCCTACCGATTCGGTCGCCACATTAAAGCCGGTCGCGTTTGGACCAACTGCTACCACCTATACCCCGCACATGCTGCTTTCGGTGGCTATAAGCAAAGTGGTATCGGCCGCGAAACCCACCGCATGATGCTGGATCACTACCAGCAGACCAAGAACCTATTGGTAAGCTATTCACCCAAAGTGTTAGGTTTTTTCTAACAACGCCATTATGGCATTGCTTTAAATACACCGCGCTGTAGCATCTTGCACTACAGCGTGGTGTTTAGCGGAATCACGCCATCAATCAATTCTCCCATTCATCCAAAGGAGTCCAACATGCCAGACGTCCTTCAAGTGCTCGCCACATCTGCCGCCCTGGCACTTATTGATCAGCTGCGCCAACAACATGGAGACCTGATGTTCCACCAATCCGGTGGTTGCTGCGACGGCAGCGCACCCATGTGCTATCCAAGAAATGAATTTCAAATTGGCGACCAAGATATATTACTCGGCCACATTGGCGAACAACCGTTCTACATCAATGCATCTCAATACGAGTATTGGCAACATACCCAACTCATCATTGATATCGTACCCGGGCGAGGCGGTATGTTTTCATTGGAGGGACCGACTGGGCAACGGTTTTTAACACGATCCAGGTTATACAGCGAAGAAGAATGGCGCTGGCTGACCCATCAAAAACGAGTAGTACAAGCCCCCTAACCAACAATACCAACTGGCAACAAAAAAGAAATCTGTCAATTTCTCTCAAAACCAATCTAGTCGAGAATATCCACCACCAAACACAATTTCAAGAATCCTTACTATATATGCAGTCTTCTCAACTAAACTCGCTACAACAGCCTTCTCTATAACTGCTGAACGTTGGGTTAGTTTCGATACGAAGTGGGACATTGACGACTTAACCTCCTGGCACGGATAGCCTGGTCAGGAAAAAAACCCAAAAAACAAAAGCCCTTCAACAAACTGTTGAAGGGCTTTTGAAACTTAACCACAAACCAGATTACAACGCCGCATTATATGGCGAGTCAGCAATAGCACAATTCGGTGCTACATCTTCTTTAACGGCCGCTAAGCGGAAGATGTAATTTGTCCGAGCTTCTGTGCCAGCAACGAATGTTCGAGCACTTACACGAACAACATGCCAGAACGCACTGGACTTCGGATATGAATATGTAAAGTTCACCTTACCATCTGCGCCTGTTACAACTTCCGCAGGGACAGTACCAGCGTTACCATTTGTAGGTTGAAGTGTTGTCGGGAACGCATCCGAACGATCTGCCGTTTTTGTTGCCCCACCAAACGAAATACCACGCCAAACCCCAGCACGCGAAAGGCTAAGCCCCTGAGACACCAGGAAAGGTTCTTCCTCCGGCCACTCTGTGGTATAGGTTCCCGTAACAGAACAACTGATACCTGTGCTGAAATAAATCGGATTCACACTTAAGGTCACTGTTGCACCAGGAACAGGGTTACCCTTGATGTCCACTACATATGCCGACATTGCAAGATAGTAGTTTGGATCATTGTCTTTCACTTGCAGCTTGGTATCTTGCGCCAAACCAATTGTAGCCGCTTGCCCGCCAACATCGATTGTTGCAGAACCTTCTGTAACACCAACACCATCCACAATACCGGCTTTGACAATTACTTTGCCTGGCTGAGTACCGGAAGTGAATGACGATGTAGCAACACCAGCTGCATTAGTAAATGCCACTGTTGGCCCAACCACTTCTCCGCTGGAGGTAGAAGTTTCAAGGCGGAAAGAAACAGGTGCATTGATTACAGGGTTATTGCTAGGATCTACAACTCGTGCACTCAAAGTAATACTGTTCTTCTTCTGGTCGCTGCTAACAGCAACTGCGGCTGGCGAAGCCTGCAAAGTTACAACCGAGCCAGTTGTATTACTTGTTCCAATATTCAATGTCAGTGTTGCACGAGATGAAGGCGCGGACAAATCGTAAGCATCCACTGTTGCTACACCAGCATTGGCAGAACTAAACGTTGCATTGGCAACACCACCTACAGCATCAATGGTAATTGTATTTTTACCATTTGCTTTCCAGGTACCCAAAGTGGTGGCCAGTACCACTTTTGTCGTAGTCGTCGGAACAGATACCCGTACATTTCGTTCTTCAGCAACAGCCAGCAGAGAATTATTTGCAGGCTCCGCAAACGAAACACCACCCGTACCTGGTGTAACCGTCAGATCAAGGCTTGCACTTGCACCGGCTGCGCTAGTGATCAGTGTGGTTGCACCTACGCTCTGACCCACAACTGGTAGTAAAGCTTCACCATTCTTATCTGTAGATACTGCTGAACCAGCACCAACACTACCGCTTCCTGTCGAACTTACAGATACAGGGACGCCATTAATGGGATTACCACCTGCATCTTTTAGCACAACAGAAATATTGACCGTAGCGCCTGTTGCAACTGAGCTACTACTACCTGGTGCAAGTTTTGCAGTAACTGTTGTACCTGTTACATCAATGGGAACAAGTGATGTGATTCCATTACCCGATGTAACGGTAATTGTTTCGGTATGATTAACTTTTGATTCAGCGGAAATACCGGCACTGAATTGAGCTGTAATCTTTCCCTGTGCATCCGTCACACTAGCCGCTGCTTGCAGCTCACCGCCAGCGCTACTGAATGAAACAACAGCATCTTTTACTGCTACATTGTTTGCATCCAGTGCTGTTACTGCAACGGTAACCCGATCGCTATTATCGGTTTTAACAGAATTCTTGGGTTGGGTGCTATTTGCATCAGCAATTGTAACAACCGAAAGCTTGGCTACCTGTGGCCCCGTAGGTGTCGGTGGTGTCGTACTACCTCCTCCACCTCCCCCACTACACGCAGTCAAGGCCACAAAGGCCAACGATGTTGCGGCCAACAGCGCACGCTGCATAATCCGCGGAACAAATGACGTCTTCAATTTTGTATTCCTTATAGCGCTGGTTAACTCAATGTAGGCAGGAATGATCCAGACTATCTTGATCTTCTAATGTATTCGGAATTTAAGCCCAAGATTCGCAACAGCGCAAGCTTATGCTCACATCAATGTAGAATAAACGAAAAAAGAGCCCCGCATCATGCGGGGCTCCATTATATGACAGATTAATGCCAAATGGGATATTACATATCCATGCCGCCCATACCGCCCATTCCACCGCCCATTGGCATAGCAGGCTTGTCTTCCGGTAGTTCAGCAACCATACAATCAGTCGTCAGCATCAAACCAGCCACTGATGCAGCATTTTGCAGCGCAGAGCGGGTAACCTTGGTCGGATCCAATACACCCATTTCAACCATGTCACCGTACTCACCAGTTGCAGCGTTGTAACCGAAGTTGCCGCTACCTTCCAGAACACGGTTTACAACAACTGATGGCTCATCGCCTGTGTTGGCAACAATCTGACGTAACGGCGCTTCGATTGCCTTCAGAACGATCTTCACGCCAGCGTCTTGGTCATGGTTGTCACCCTTCACCGCAGCCAGAGTGGAGCGCGCACGCAACAATGCAACGCCGCCGCCAGCAACGATACCTTCTTCAACCGCAGCACGGGTAGCATGCAACGCATCTTCTACACGCGCCTTCTTCTCTTTCATTTCAACTTCGGTCGCAGCGCCAACCTTGATTACAGCAACACCGCCTGCCAGTTTGGCAACACGCTCTTGCAACTTCTCGCGATCATAATCGCTGGTCGCTTCTTCGATTTGCTTGCGGATGGTTGTAACGCGAGCCTTGATGTTGTCTTCGGTGCCAGCGCCATCGATGATGGTGGTGTTTTCCTTGCCAACTTCAATGCGCTTCGCTTGACCCAGATCTGCCAAGGTAGCCTTGTCCAGAGTCAGGCCCACTTCTTCAGCGATAACAGTACCGCCAGTCAGGATCGCGATATCCTCCAGCATTGCCTTACGACGGTCTCCGAAGCCAGGCGCCTTAACAGCAACAGTCTTCAGAATGCCGCGAATGTTGTTCACAACCAGCGTAGCCAGTGCTTCACCTTCAACATCTTCAGCAATGATCAGCAGCGGACGGCCAGACTTGGCAACTTGTTCCAGAACCGGTAACAGATCACGGATGTTGGAGATTTTCTTGTCGAACAGCAGAACATATGGGTTGTCCAGCGAAGCAATTTGCTTGTCCGGATTGTTGATGAAGTATGGGCTTAGGTAGCCACGGTCAAATTGCATACCTTCAACCACTTCCAACTCGTTGTTCAACGACTTGCCATCTTCAACAGTGATTACGCCTTCCTTGCCAACTTTATCCATTGCATCAGCAATGATTTGGCCAATGGAGCTATCGCTGTTTGCGGAAATGGAACCAACTTGTGCAATTTCCTTGCTGGTAGTAGTCGGCTTGCTGATTTTCTTCAGCTCTTCAACCAAAGCCACAACAGCCTTATCGATACCACGCTTCAGGTCCATCGGGTTCATACCGGCAGCAACGTACTTCATGCCTTCTTGAACAATGGCTTGCGCCAGTACGGTAGCGGTAGTTGTACCATCACCAGCAACGTCGGAAGTCTTGGAAGCAACTTCCTTGACCATTTGTGCGCCCATGTTTTCGAACTTGTCTTTCAGTTCGATTTCCTTGGCAACAGATACGCCATCCTTGGTGATGGTCGGTGCGCCGAACGAACGATCCAGCACAACATTGCGGCCTTTCGGGCCCAGAGTAACTTTTACAGCGTCAGCCAGAATGTTGACACCAGAAATCATTTTTTGACGAGCGGAATCGCCGAACTTTACGTCTTTAGCAGCCATTTAATATCTCCTGATTCAGTATTCGCTAAATGGGTTGGCCTGATTAGCCTTCAACCACGCCCATGATGTCTTCTTCACGCATAACCAGCAGCTCTTCGCCGTCTACCTTGACAGTCTGGCCTGCATACTTACCGAAAATCACCTTGTCGCCGACCTTCAGTTCGAGCGCACGGATGTCACCATTTTCGAGAACCTTACCCTTGCCAACAGCAAGGATTTCGCCCATGTCCGGCTTTTCAGCAGCGTTGCCCGGCAGAACGATACCGGATGCGGTCTTTTCTTCAGCTTCGAGGCGCTTCACGATTACGCGGTCGTGCAGAGGACGAATTTTCATAGATATCTCCTGACATGAAGTTAATGTTGAGTCAGCGTGTAAAAAATAGATTGGTGCTGGTTTCACCAACACCACGATAAAGCTATTGTTAGCACTCAACGATTGCGAGTGCTAATAATAGGGGTGGGTATAGGGGATTTCAAGCCCCCGAGCGCAACTAAATGATGGAAGGCACCGATGCCTTTCCTTTGCCTGTACAGAATCGCTGTCTATGGTTCTGAGATTTTGATCCACTGCAACTTGCTTTACACCCGCCCTTGGCATGAAAGCAAACGTGGATTACGGAGCCCGAGGCCAGTCTCCCATATAGTCCGGCATCAACTAAAACGTAGCAGGCTAGCTACACCAGTCGACAGGTTACCTAGCAACGCGCATCGTGAAGAAACATGTCAAGCCTGTCCGTTTCAAGCCAAACACATGATGATCGATCTTGACCCCAAGATACATAATCGCAGGAGAATGTCACCCTTGACATATCTTGGGCGATTTACAACTGCATTTATAACGGCCGCCACATGAACAAGTCACCGCAAAAAACCTGCAAGAATATGATTAAAAATAGAAATCCATACAGCAGCCAAGCAAACTGAAGTCTGATACCTGGGACCTTGCTTGAGTCTACTTGCCAGGACTCAGTCATGGGCCGGGAATCGACTTCACGTCCGTGCAGATACGTTTGCAGATTCCGGGCCATGACAATAGAATTTACAAATCATGCGCACATATCCCAACTTCCGCTCTACCTTGTTTACCCTGGCTTGTCTTGTTCAGGCGCCATTTGTCATAGCCGCATCCGATCCTTGGTTGCCGTCACCTGGCGAGTACCAAATCGATATGACCTCGACCACTCGCACATCGACTCCAGTGGGTGTAATAGAACGTATAGAGCGGCATGACGGTGCCACTGGCAACACCACCGTTACATTGAAAAGCCCCGAATCAGCCAACCCCATCGTTATGACCTATCCCGGCAAAGGACCGGTACGGTATTGCCAAATCGGATACGCGGCAGCACCGGTAAGTACATGTGTCGCCAACCTGACAGCATCCGGCGATTCGGCTATTGCTCAATCATTTTGTCAAGGACAGCAACAAGATATGACCTTCCGCAAGCTGGGTAATGGTGTGTGGGAGAAACAGATACGTGTTGTACCTACTACCACCCCTCCAATGCCTGCGAATGTCGCAACCGCGATGACACCGGTCATTGAAAAAATGGAAGCTCGTATAAAAGTCGCGCCACCAGCCGAAGCTGCCGCACTTCGCCAGCAATTACAGTCAATCAAAGGGGCAGGTACACCGGCAGCAGGCCCTGAAGTCGAAAGCATTCAACGTTGGACGCTAGTCTCCAACCATTGCAGCAAGAAGCCCTGAGTAGTAAGCCACCTCACATTGGGAGAACATCTCGCTATCCTGTCGCTACTCACCAGACCAAGCCATAGAATCGCCAGGGTACTCAAGCATACAGGGACACCTACGCCAGTTAGCTCGCTAATATTTCAGTGACCATCTGTTTTCGCTTACTTAATTCGCTGCAACCACCTAAGGAGATATGCATGAAGATCAGCGTTGAAACCACTGCTGCTGCCCCTATGGAGGAAGTCTGGCGCGCTTATACCACCCCTGAGGATATCAAACAATGGAATGCTGCATCCGACGATTGGCATACAACCACGGCCATGGTGGATCTGCGCGTGGGTGGGTCTTTTTGCTCGCGAATGGAAGCAAAAGATGGCAGCATAGGTTTCGATTTTGCCGGCAATTATACGAATATCATGAGCCAAAAGTTAATCGAATATACCTTTGGCGATCGAACGGCACAGGTCGAATTCGACAATACGCCGACTGGCGTGAGGATCCGTGTGACTTTCGACAGTGAGCCCACACATTCCATTGATCAACAACGCGATGGATGGCAGGCCATTCTCAATCGCTTTACGCACCATGTTGAGACTAGCTAGCCGGTCGCTCAGTAACTAAAGCATGTTCAACTTTGGCCCGCAAACATGGCACATCTTGTTTGCGGGTCACTGCAATCTTAGGTACCACAAATCCACGCTTAACCTTGGCTTGGTACCGATCACCCACAAATGGCCTCTTGACGTCTCACATTCATCCTGTGATTTTCATCTGATTCTGGTTCAATCACCATCAAAGTCGTCCAGCAGTAATGGCCTGTTAGTTGATAGCATTCTGTGAATCCAGTTAATTACCCTCTGCAAACATTTACACAGCAGGAAAGCCACAGCCACATTTCTTTCGCAGTGCAGCTATGTAGATAACCGGCAAGAGTGGCATCCAGTTTGCATTTACAATCTAGGTGTCTGTACACCAATCGCTAACAATGGGCGAATAGCCGAGTCTGACTGCCCGCACTCGCATCTCCACATATCACTGTTGGCCGCTCCCCAACCTCTCCACCAAGAACTCTACAGCCACTCGCACTTTTGGTATCTGGTAGCGTGTCTGTAGGTACAGCAGGTAGATACCCGCCTCCCCACCACGATTAACTGATATCGGCTGATCGAGTATGACTTTCACTAGCTCACCACGACTCAAGCAACCCTTCAACCCCCATTCCGACAGCAATACCAAGCCACGATGCTTGCAGGCCATGGCGATCAGACTGGCGCCATCATTGCTAATAAAGGTGGGTGTGATAGGTATTTCACGCCAACCGTCATTTCCTGAACCTTGCCATTTGATCACTGCATTGGGGCCACGATACATCAGTGCATAATGATTTTGCAGATCATCCAATGTGCGCGGCGTACCCATCCGCGCCAAGTATTGCGGCGAAGCAGCAAGAATAAAGTAGTTGGGATCGAGCTTACGCACCACCACACGGTCTTGTGGCTGACTACCACCGCGGACGGCAATATCGATCTGATCACGTCCTAGGTCAACCAAGGCATCACTCAAATGTACGTCCAACACAATATCTGGGTAGCGGCCACTGAAATCCTGCAGCGCGGGCATAAGCAGCAATTGCCCATAACTCGGCATAGCACTGATTCGCAGAGTACCGCTGGGAGTG
Proteins encoded in this window:
- the adh gene encoding aldehyde dehydrogenase, translating into MLYAPPNQTGAKVDFKPRYSNFIGGEWVPPVEQRYFENISPITGKAFCEIPRSSDKDINLALDAAHAAQEKWAATSVTDRANLLNKIADRMAANLERLAVAESWDNGKPIRETLAADIPLAIDHFRYFAACVRAQEGSLAEIDEHTVAYHFHEPLGVVGQIIPWNFPILMAAWKLAPALAAGNCVVLKPAEQTPVSILIWAELVGDLLPPGVLNIVNGFGLEAGKPLASSNRIAKIAFTGETTTGRLIMQYASQNLIPVTLELGGKSPNIFFPDVMREDDDFVDKAVEGLVMFALNQGEVCTCPSRALIHESIYDRFMEKVLARVSAIKQGHPLNTDTMIGAQASSEQLDKILSYIDIGKQEGAQILAGGGRKQLEGDLAGGYYVQPTIFKGHNRMRIFQEEIFGPIVSVTTFKDEYEALTLANDTLYGLGAGVWSRDINTAYRFGRHIKAGRVWTNCYHLYPAHAAFGGYKQSGIGRETHRMMLDHYQQTKNLLVSYSPKVLGFF
- a CDS encoding DUF779 domain-containing protein gives rise to the protein MPDVLQVLATSAALALIDQLRQQHGDLMFHQSGGCCDGSAPMCYPRNEFQIGDQDILLGHIGEQPFYINASQYEYWQHTQLIIDIVPGRGGMFSLEGPTGQRFLTRSRLYSEEEWRWLTHQKRVVQAP
- a CDS encoding Ig-like domain-containing protein, coding for MKTSFVPRIMQRALLAATSLAFVALTACSGGGGGGSTTPPTPTGPQVAKLSVVTIADANSTQPKNSVKTDNSDRVTVAVTALDANNVAVKDAVVSFSSAGGELQAAASVTDAQGKITAQFSAGISAESKVNHTETITVTSGNGITSLVPIDVTGTTVTAKLAPGSSSSVATGATVNISVVLKDAGGNPINGVPVSVSSTGSGSVGAGSAVSTDKNGEALLPVVGQSVGATTLITSAAGASASLDLTVTPGTGGVSFAEPANNSLLAVAEERNVRVSVPTTTTKVVLATTLGTWKANGKNTITIDAVGGVANATFSSANAGVATVDAYDLSAPSSRATLTLNIGTSNTTGSVVTLQASPAAVAVSSDQKKNSITLSARVVDPSNNPVINAPVSFRLETSTSSGEVVGPTVAFTNAAGVATSSFTSGTQPGKVIVKAGIVDGVGVTEGSATIDVGGQAATIGLAQDTKLQVKDNDPNYYLAMSAYVVDIKGNPVPGATVTLSVNPIYFSTGISCSVTGTYTTEWPEEEPFLVSQGLSLSRAGVWRGISFGGATKTADRSDAFPTTLQPTNGNAGTVPAEVVTGADGKVNFTYSYPKSSAFWHVVRVSARTFVAGTEARTNYIFRLAAVKEDVAPNCAIADSPYNAAL
- the groL gene encoding chaperonin GroEL (60 kDa chaperone family; promotes refolding of misfolded polypeptides especially under stressful conditions; forms two stacked rings of heptamers to form a barrel-shaped 14mer; ends can be capped by GroES; misfolded proteins enter the barrel where they are refolded when GroES binds) → MAAKDVKFGDSARQKMISGVNILADAVKVTLGPKGRNVVLDRSFGAPTITKDGVSVAKEIELKDKFENMGAQMVKEVASKTSDVAGDGTTTATVLAQAIVQEGMKYVAAGMNPMDLKRGIDKAVVALVEELKKISKPTTTSKEIAQVGSISANSDSSIGQIIADAMDKVGKEGVITVEDGKSLNNELEVVEGMQFDRGYLSPYFINNPDKQIASLDNPYVLLFDKKISNIRDLLPVLEQVAKSGRPLLIIAEDVEGEALATLVVNNIRGILKTVAVKAPGFGDRRKAMLEDIAILTGGTVIAEEVGLTLDKATLADLGQAKRIEVGKENTTIIDGAGTEDNIKARVTTIRKQIEEATSDYDREKLQERVAKLAGGVAVIKVGAATEVEMKEKKARVEDALHATRAAVEEGIVAGGGVALLRARSTLAAVKGDNHDQDAGVKIVLKAIEAPLRQIVANTGDEPSVVVNRVLEGSGNFGYNAATGEYGDMVEMGVLDPTKVTRSALQNAASVAGLMLTTDCMVAELPEDKPAMPMGGGMGGMGGMDM
- the groES gene encoding co-chaperone GroES, whose amino-acid sequence is MKIRPLHDRVIVKRLEAEEKTASGIVLPGNAAEKPDMGEILAVGKGKVLENGDIRALELKVGDKVIFGKYAGQTVKVDGEELLVMREEDIMGVVEG
- a CDS encoding SRPBCC domain-containing protein, with translation MKISVETTAAAPMEEVWRAYTTPEDIKQWNAASDDWHTTTAMVDLRVGGSFCSRMEAKDGSIGFDFAGNYTNIMSQKLIEYTFGDRTAQVEFDNTPTGVRIRVTFDSEPTHSIDQQRDGWQAILNRFTHHVETS
- a CDS encoding LysR family transcriptional regulator — protein: MDKLRALQYLLKVADTLSFSRAAKIFGVPASSISRRIADLERELGVELLHRTTRTVRLTEVGTLYLEQVRAGMAQLNDADELVGLRNSTPSGTLRISAMPSYGQLLLMPALQDFSGRYPDIVLDVHLSDALVDLGRDQIDIAVRGGSQPQDRVVVRKLDPNYFILAASPQYLARMGTPRTLDDLQNHYALMYRGPNAVIKWQGSGNDGWREIPITPTFISNDGASLIAMACKHRGLVLLSEWGLKGCLSRGELVKVILDQPISVNRGGEAGIYLLYLQTRYQIPKVRVAVEFLVERLGSGQQ